From the Oceanipulchritudo coccoides genome, the window TATGCGGCTCAGGCCGCGGCGTAGGTCCGCCGCGCCTCGGCAAAGCTGAGCAGGCGACGCTGCTTTTCGTCCCAAAGGTGGAGCCGCGCGCAGGCGATGCTTTCAGCAATGCTCAACCGCTGCGCCTCCGCCAGCACCTTGTGATCGCGCAACACTTCGGTAAGCCTGTAAAACGGAATACGGCTGTACAGATGATGCACGTGGTGAATGCCAATGTTGGCCGTAAACCATTGCAGCCAGCCCGGCATCACATAA encodes:
- a CDS encoding fatty acid desaturase; its protein translation is PTTLVAATLGVWLFYVQHQFEVTHWDQPEAWDVHDAALHGSSHYVMPGWLQWFTANIGIHHVHHLYSRIPFYRLTEVLRDHKVLAEAQRLSIAESIACARLHLWDEKQRRLLSFAEARRTYAAA